A single genomic interval of Osmerus eperlanus chromosome 14, fOsmEpe2.1, whole genome shotgun sequence harbors:
- the exoc1l gene encoding exocyst complex component 1-like, producing the protein MSSLLRDEMQKMVFQCEGQKLVEFIEIEEQDPGRHFLCVSVDKSKQVHICVVTSQKPKRSHKSGSKKKKLLPLETQRLGLIDSYKITDVWLLQDLVLLDGRNADVDDPSFLLHFDKVRQVTAINSGAKYAMARALLGLSDKYCQSQLTLQNFDLAYIHPTCVYTDRGDCVVLLQICFYAVNLVCLSLCPVPLD; encoded by the exons ATGTCTTCCCTACTGAGAGATGAGATGCAGAAGATGGTATTTCAATGTGAGGGCCAGAAACTGGTGGAATTCATTGAGATTGAAGAACAGGACCCGGGAAGGCATTTTCTCTGTGTTTCAG TGGACAAGAGCAAACAGGTACACATCTGTGTGGTGACATCGCAAAAGCCTAAGAGGTCCCACAAAAGCGGATCCAAGAAGAAGAAGCTCCTGCCCCTGGAGACCCAGCGCCTGGGCTTGATCGACTCCTACAAGATCACAGACGTCTGGCTCCTGCAGGATCTGGTCCTCTTAGATGGACGGAATGCTGATGTG GACGATCCCAGTTTCCTGTTGCACTTTGACAAGGTGCGTCAAGTTACAGCAATCAACAGTGGCGCCAAGTACGCCATGGCGCGAGCCCTGCTCGGCCTGAGTGACAAGTACTGCCAGAGCCAGCTGACCCTGCAGAACTTTGACTTAGCTTACATCCATCCTACCTGTGTTTACACCGATCGAGGAGACTGTGTGGTTCTCCTGCAGATTTGCTTCTACGCTGTTAACctagtctgcctgtctctctgtcctgtgccACTGGACTGA